A genomic window from Aquila chrysaetos chrysaetos chromosome 9, bAquChr1.4, whole genome shotgun sequence includes:
- the LRRC71 gene encoding leucine-rich repeat-containing protein 71 isoform X8, which produces MSPPSCLLCLQRSTSAPASWSRTFLSSAPGLASPASPKSPSGHPRASLPMRSPLSYRWRRSSPASSASTAASSPASRWRGSTRTPGVSVPSSCEPLEGWADRAAAPCVGGGAGTLSSSADAQPGGKPLARACLPHADGERQHCRQQSPGLHCPSCRLAHLSLRNNSIGDAAARLIGQSLSTLSSSNRSLVSLVLSFNRISDLGAGYIAKGLRLNRSLLSLSLANNDIGDAGATRLAEVLGPFALTHGEVVERRRLLLVEALGRFRMTPKETEEQRERPSSLRGSMAPDKLPPAKHGKTPTKKKEPLRREEARQSKKPPELRAAHSRDAKLSGQEKPSPEGPPCVQVPDPAKQLHPLLEARQHQGSIILPGNRALLNLNLTHNHITERGLGAFLAVLEGQQREKKPKMPGQQGLLCLSLEVSQVGDGARIAMGQGLMPRFPTEEPHPSHQPSLRAAPGAAAAAAGPPPQNPGPRGGAGIGHLAGPRGAAQAPTGEGELASCLFFKKNKKEIKTFTVKRRKINQMIQHRTATGQS; this is translated from the exons AGGAGCCCGCTGAGCTACCGCTGGCGGAGGTCCTCGCCCGCATCCAGCGCAAGTACAGCTGCTTCCAGCCCTGCATCCAGGTGGAGAGGGAGCACGAGGACCCCCGGAGTGTCCGTGCCATCTTCCTGCGAG CCTCTGGAAGGTTGGGCTGACAGAGCGGCTGCTCCCTGCGTTGGCGGCGGTGCTGGCACACTGTCCTCGTCTGCG GACGCTCAGCCTGGAGGGAAACCCCTTGCCCGAGCCTGCCTTCCACACGCTGATGGGGAGCGACAGCAT TGCAGGCAGCAAAGCCCAGGCCTCCACTGCCCATCCTGCAGGCTGGCCCACCTCTCGCTGCGCAACAACAGCATCGGGGATGCGGCCGCCCGGTTGATTGGGCAAAGCCTTTCCACCCTGAGCTCCTCCAACCGCAGCCTGGTCTCGCTTGTCCTCAGCTTCAACCGCATCTCGGACCTTGGAGCCGGCTACATTGCCAAG GGCTTGCGCTTGAACCGCTCCCTGCTCTCCCTATCCCTGGCGAACAACGATATCGGTGACGCGGGGGCCACCAGGCTCGCTGAG GTCCTGGGGCCGTTCGCACTGACGCACGGTGAAGTGGTAGAGAGGAGGCGGCTGCTCTTGGTGGAGGCGCTGGGACGGTTCCGCATG ACCCCAAAAGAGACGGAGGAACAGAGAGAGCGTCCCTCCAGCCTGCGTGGCAGCATGGCCCCCGACAAGCTGCCCCCGGCCAAGCACGGCAAAACCCCCACCAAGAAGAAG GAGCCGCTGCGGAGGGAGGAGGCCAGACAGTCCAAGAAGC CACCGGAGCTGAGAGCCGCCCACAGCAGAGATGCAAAACTGAGTGGCCAGGAGAAGCCAAGCCCAGAG GGCCCCCCCTGTGTCCAGGTGCCGGATCCGGCCAAGCAGCTGCACCCGCTGCTGGAGGCCAGGCAGCACCAGGGCAGCATCATCCTGCCGGGAAACCGGGCACTCCTCAACCTCAACCTGACCC ACAACCACATCACTGAACGGGGCCTCGGCGCGTTCCTGGCGGTGCTGGAGGGGCAGCAGCGGGAGAAGAAGCCAAAAATGCCAgggcagcaggggctgctgtGCCTCTCCCTGGAGGTGAGCCAGGTGGGTGATGGGGCTCGCATTGCCATGGGACAGGGCCTGATGCCCCGCTTCCCCACAGAAGAACCGCATCcctcccaccagcccagccTTCGTGCggctccaggagctgctgccgccgccgcaggaccccctccccaaaacccaggGCCAAGAGGGGGAGCAGGAATTGGGCACCTAGCTGGCCCCCGAGGAGCTGCACAGGCGCCCACGGGTGAAGGAGAGCTCgcttcttgccttttctttaaaaaaaacaaaaaagaaatcaaaacctTTACcgtaaaaaggaggaaaataaaccagATGATACAGCATCGAACAGCAACCGGTCAGTCTTGA
- the LRRC71 gene encoding leucine-rich repeat-containing protein 71 isoform X9 translates to MSPPSCLLCLQRSTSAPASWSRTFLSSAPGLASPASPKSPSGHPRASLPMRSPLSYRWRRSSPASSASTAASSPASRWRGSTRTPGVSVPSSCEPLEGWADRAAAPCVGGGAGTLSSSAGWGGFLHRTLSLEGNPLPEPAFHTLMGSDSMLAHLSLRNNSIGDAAARLIGQSLSTLSSSNRSLVSLVLSFNRISDLGAGYIAKGLRLNRSLLSLSLANNDIGDAGATRLAEVLGPFALTHGEVVERRRLLLVEALGRFRMTPKETEEQRERPSSLRGSMAPDKLPPAKHGKTPTKKKEPLRREEARQSKKPPELRAAHSRDAKLSGQEKPSPEGPPCVQVPDPAKQLHPLLEARQHQGSIILPGNRALLNLNLTHNHITERGLGAFLAVLEGQQREKKPKMPGQQGLLCLSLEVSQVGDGARIAMGQGLMPRFPTEEPHPSHQPSLRAAPGAAAAAAGPPPQNPGPRGGAGIGHLAGPRGAAQAPTGEGELASCLFFKKNKKEIKTFTVKRRKINQMIQHRTATGQS, encoded by the exons AGGAGCCCGCTGAGCTACCGCTGGCGGAGGTCCTCGCCCGCATCCAGCGCAAGTACAGCTGCTTCCAGCCCTGCATCCAGGTGGAGAGGGAGCACGAGGACCCCCGGAGTGTCCGTGCCATCTTCCTGCGAG CCTCTGGAAGGTTGGGCTGACAGAGCGGCTGCTCCCTGCGTTGGCGGCGGTGCTGGCACACTGTCCTCGTCTGCG gggtgggggggtttCCTCCACAGGACGCTCAGCCTGGAGGGAAACCCCTTGCCCGAGCCTGCCTTCCACACGCTGATGGGGAGCGACAGCAT GCTGGCCCACCTCTCGCTGCGCAACAACAGCATCGGGGATGCGGCCGCCCGGTTGATTGGGCAAAGCCTTTCCACCCTGAGCTCCTCCAACCGCAGCCTGGTCTCGCTTGTCCTCAGCTTCAACCGCATCTCGGACCTTGGAGCCGGCTACATTGCCAAG GGCTTGCGCTTGAACCGCTCCCTGCTCTCCCTATCCCTGGCGAACAACGATATCGGTGACGCGGGGGCCACCAGGCTCGCTGAG GTCCTGGGGCCGTTCGCACTGACGCACGGTGAAGTGGTAGAGAGGAGGCGGCTGCTCTTGGTGGAGGCGCTGGGACGGTTCCGCATG ACCCCAAAAGAGACGGAGGAACAGAGAGAGCGTCCCTCCAGCCTGCGTGGCAGCATGGCCCCCGACAAGCTGCCCCCGGCCAAGCACGGCAAAACCCCCACCAAGAAGAAG GAGCCGCTGCGGAGGGAGGAGGCCAGACAGTCCAAGAAGC CACCGGAGCTGAGAGCCGCCCACAGCAGAGATGCAAAACTGAGTGGCCAGGAGAAGCCAAGCCCAGAG GGCCCCCCCTGTGTCCAGGTGCCGGATCCGGCCAAGCAGCTGCACCCGCTGCTGGAGGCCAGGCAGCACCAGGGCAGCATCATCCTGCCGGGAAACCGGGCACTCCTCAACCTCAACCTGACCC ACAACCACATCACTGAACGGGGCCTCGGCGCGTTCCTGGCGGTGCTGGAGGGGCAGCAGCGGGAGAAGAAGCCAAAAATGCCAgggcagcaggggctgctgtGCCTCTCCCTGGAGGTGAGCCAGGTGGGTGATGGGGCTCGCATTGCCATGGGACAGGGCCTGATGCCCCGCTTCCCCACAGAAGAACCGCATCcctcccaccagcccagccTTCGTGCggctccaggagctgctgccgccgccgcaggaccccctccccaaaacccaggGCCAAGAGGGGGAGCAGGAATTGGGCACCTAGCTGGCCCCCGAGGAGCTGCACAGGCGCCCACGGGTGAAGGAGAGCTCgcttcttgccttttctttaaaaaaaacaaaaaagaaatcaaaacctTTACcgtaaaaaggaggaaaataaaccagATGATACAGCATCGAACAGCAACCGGTCAGTCTTGA